The following are from one region of the Gammaproteobacteria bacterium genome:
- a CDS encoding DUF2892 domain-containing protein: MTANIGGADKGFRTIVGMTLLGVALAHPTSTLYATVFPVIGAYFVLTAIMEWDPIGYLVQSAQKVINHLGEMVSSPAMGLMSRQALSA, from the coding sequence ATGACAGCGAACATAGGTGGCGCCGACAAGGGCTTTAGAACGATTGTCGGAATGACCTTGCTAGGCGTGGCGTTGGCACACCCAACATCCACATTGTACGCCACCGTGTTTCCAGTGATCGGGGCCTATTTCGTCCTGACGGCGATCATGGAATGGGATCCTATTGGCTATCTGGTTCAGTCAGCACAGAAGGTCATTAACCACCTGGGTGAGATGGTCAGCTCGCCGGCCATGGGGTTAATGTCACGACAAGCTCTCAGCGCCTGA
- a CDS encoding DUF2892 domain-containing protein gives MKYFEMTANISGADKGFRAIAGMALLGMALAHPTSALYATVFPMIGAYFVLTAIMEWDPIGYLVQSIQNVLNHLGEMAGSSAKGIRTPQAFSA, from the coding sequence ATGAAGTATTTTGAAATGACAGCGAACATAAGTGGCGCCGACAAGGGCTTTAGAGCGATAGCCGGAATGGCCTTGCTAGGCATGGCGTTGGCACATCCAACGTCGGCATTGTACGCCACAGTCTTCCCAATGATCGGGGCCTATTTTGTTCTGACGGCGATCATGGAATGGGATCCTATTGGCTATCTGGTTCAGTCAATACAAAACGTCCTTAATCACTTAGGTGAGATGGCAGGTTCATCGGCCAAGGGAATAAGGACACCACAAGCTTTCAGCGCCTGA
- a CDS encoding DUF2892 domain-containing protein, translating into MKYFEMTANISGADKGFRTIVGMALLGMALADPTSTLCATVFPMIGAYFVLTAIMEWDPIGYLVQSAQKVLNNLGEMAGSSAMGIKTPQTFGA; encoded by the coding sequence ATGAAGTATTTTGAAATGACAGCGAACATAAGTGGCGCCGACAAGGGCTTTAGGACAATTGTCGGAATGGCCTTATTGGGCATGGCGTTGGCAGATCCAACGTCGACATTGTGCGCCACCGTCTTCCCAATGATCGGGGCCTATTTCGTCCTGACGGCGATCATGGAGTGGGATCCTATTGGCTATCTGGTTCAATCGGCACAGAAGGTCCTTAATAACTTAGGTGAGATGGCCGGTTCATCGGCCATGGGAATAAAGACACCACAAACTTTCGGCGCCTGA
- the xseA gene encoding exodeoxyribonuclease VII large subunit, with amino-acid sequence MNGIIHAMQELFDDPRKDLPQREVYSVSQLNHAARSVLEGSFPLIWVEGEISNLAKPSSGHLYFTLKDEAAAVRCAMFRQRNLRLGFTPENGMQVLARAQVSLYEGRGEFQLIVEHIEEAGDGALRRAFDMLKQRLAAEGLFDAERKKPLPALPHCIGVVTSPTGAAVRDILTVLKRRFPAIPVIVYPVPVQGTGSAAQIALAIRTASRRKDCDVLIVARGGGSLEDLWAFNEEIVARAIHACELPVVTGIGHEIDVTIADFVADQRAATPSAAAELASPDQSEWLQQFVRQQQRLETRIHDKLDRKRQTLDWMERRLQQQHPGSRLRHQTQRLDELEQRLNHAQRVVFRHKHASLAEISARLHRHTPLHRLTQLQIHHANLEQRLHGALQLTLERSHQRLISRSRALDTVSPLATLGRGYAIVSRLPQRTVLRAAADAAPGDKVEARLARGRLICSVEKVLDD; translated from the coding sequence ATGAATGGTATCATTCATGCCATGCAAGAACTCTTTGATGATCCTCGGAAAGATCTCCCTCAGCGCGAAGTCTACAGCGTGTCGCAACTCAATCACGCCGCGCGCTCAGTGCTGGAAGGAAGCTTCCCGTTAATCTGGGTGGAAGGGGAGATATCCAATCTGGCCAAGCCCTCCTCCGGCCACCTCTACTTTACCCTCAAAGATGAGGCTGCGGCGGTGCGCTGCGCCATGTTCCGTCAGCGCAACCTGCGCCTGGGCTTTACGCCGGAAAACGGCATGCAGGTACTGGCGCGCGCGCAGGTCAGCCTGTATGAAGGCCGCGGCGAATTCCAGCTCATTGTTGAACACATAGAAGAGGCGGGGGATGGCGCGCTGCGTCGTGCGTTCGACATGCTCAAGCAGCGCCTGGCCGCCGAGGGTCTGTTCGATGCCGAGCGCAAGAAACCACTCCCCGCCCTGCCCCACTGCATCGGCGTCGTAACCTCCCCCACCGGCGCGGCGGTCCGCGACATACTCACCGTGTTAAAACGGCGTTTTCCTGCCATTCCGGTGATTGTCTATCCTGTACCGGTGCAAGGAACAGGTTCAGCGGCACAGATTGCACTAGCGATACGCACCGCGTCACGGCGCAAGGACTGTGATGTGTTGATTGTGGCGCGCGGCGGTGGCTCACTGGAAGATTTATGGGCATTCAATGAAGAGATAGTGGCGCGCGCCATCCATGCCTGCGAGTTACCGGTCGTCACCGGTATCGGCCATGAAATCGACGTTACCATTGCCGACTTCGTGGCCGATCAGCGCGCCGCCACACCCTCCGCCGCCGCCGAGCTGGCCAGCCCCGATCAAAGCGAATGGCTGCAGCAGTTCGTCCGTCAACAACAGCGTCTTGAAACGCGCATCCACGACAAGCTGGACCGCAAGCGCCAGACGCTGGACTGGATGGAGCGGCGCCTGCAACAGCAGCATCCCGGAAGCCGCTTACGCCATCAGACTCAACGGCTCGACGAACTGGAACAACGCCTGAACCATGCACAGCGTGTTGTTTTTCGGCACAAACATGCATCTTTGGCCGAAATCTCCGCACGCCTGCATCGCCACACCCCACTGCACCGGCTGACGCAGCTCCAGATTCACCATGCAAACCTTGAGCAACGCCTGCACGGCGCCCTGCAACTCACGCTGGAAAGAAGCCATCAGCGATTAATCTCCAGGAGCCGCGCATTGGACACTGTCAGCCCGCTGGCCACACTAGGCCGCGGCTACGCCATCGTCAGCCGCCTGCCGCAACGCACCGTGTTGCGCGCCGCAGCCGACGCGGCGCCGGGCGATAAGGTAGAGGCACGCCTCGCGCGTGGGCGTTTGATTTGTAGTGTCGAAAAGGTGCTTGATGATTAA